The proteins below are encoded in one region of Candidatus Thiodiazotropha sp. LNASS1:
- a CDS encoding Calx-beta domain-containing protein yields the protein MHNIKSLLRLLTLLMAGVSLQSNAAVTVYCCDANAEAQYIQDLAALQSVTVDLTGESFEGDAWTSSRNTTVFSVTNQNLTWGASSTGVAGIQTSMGGGDVHEGEYLMFAVDDTSTHLTPDKITLTANGITLYGVGGWFRSSNGAKLAFTTNGDVVDFTGAQATVFDWKFLGFIDDGGFSTLLVETADEVGNEVKTFFSDDFTIAAQAGAFPGQDLQFSSANYSVNENAGSVAVTVSRSGGTTGALSIDYATTADGTATADQDFTAVSGTLDFADGETSKQITINILDDAVFEGDETVGLLLTGTDVGVLNNATLTIVENDSRPAGSVEFSGSSYRVNEDAGTLSVTIQRSGGSEGSGTIDYAISDGTATGGSDYNATSGTLAFIDGQVSGTFDIAITDDALQEGTESIVLNLSNPVSVMLGDRDIAEVSIIDNEASPAMGSIQFSGSTYSVAENGSEIALPVVRISGSMGAVSVVCTTSDSSATAGNDYTATQNTVSFANGEVIQNCRIPIVDDSSYENDETLLVTLSSPTNGAVLGTTSSTTVTIEDNDPVPAAGSLQFDQTSYQLTEGGSTASITVSRSGGSSGSVNVDYATVDGTATAGSDYTSASGTINFAAGVTSVSFQVAILDDAIYEGDETVSLVLSNPTGGAVTGSADTAQLTILDNESAPATGALVFTASEYFADELDGSITVSVERQGGSTGAAQVNYITSDGTAIAGADYAVASGTLAFADGEVSQSFEIFINDDAFFEGTENLSLQLSDPFGVTLGDPASSVITIADDDDPPAAGALDFSTNSYSVDETGTSITVTVTRSGGTSGAISVDYATLDDSATASSDYVFATGTVNFANGESGSKTFEVTIVDDSLLEQDERIRLVLANVQGGAVLGALSESFITISDDEAQTASAILGFSTGSLSANETAGSVNITITRSVTVSGEISVDLSASSSDAVAGTDYNVTTGTVRFANGETEKTITVEILDNTVTDGNRTITFALANAIGTAVIDSNSGTLTLTIIDDESDSGGGGGGGGGSMGSFLMFLMLCAIFYLRVRGFRVCAACSGRNK from the coding sequence ATGCATAATATTAAATCTCTCCTTCGCCTTCTAACCCTGCTTATGGCAGGAGTGTCGCTGCAGAGCAATGCGGCGGTCACTGTCTACTGCTGCGACGCAAACGCAGAGGCGCAGTACATTCAGGACCTGGCTGCCCTGCAGTCTGTCACGGTGGATTTAACCGGTGAAAGCTTTGAAGGTGATGCCTGGACGAGTTCACGTAATACAACAGTGTTCAGTGTGACCAACCAGAACCTGACATGGGGGGCCAGTTCAACCGGTGTTGCAGGCATCCAAACCAGTATGGGCGGTGGTGATGTGCATGAGGGTGAATATCTGATGTTCGCCGTTGACGATACGAGCACCCATCTGACTCCCGATAAGATCACCCTGACGGCCAATGGCATTACTCTGTATGGTGTCGGCGGATGGTTCAGAAGTTCCAATGGTGCAAAACTCGCATTCACCACGAATGGCGATGTGGTCGATTTTACAGGTGCGCAAGCCACAGTCTTCGATTGGAAGTTTCTCGGTTTTATCGACGATGGAGGATTCAGCACACTGTTGGTGGAAACAGCCGATGAAGTAGGCAATGAAGTCAAGACCTTCTTTTCGGATGACTTTACCATTGCAGCCCAAGCCGGCGCTTTTCCCGGTCAGGACCTGCAATTCAGCAGTGCTAACTATTCGGTCAATGAGAATGCGGGGTCAGTTGCCGTCACGGTGAGCCGCAGCGGCGGAACAACAGGTGCGCTGTCCATAGATTACGCAACCACGGCTGACGGCACTGCGACAGCCGATCAGGACTTTACAGCAGTTTCAGGTACACTTGACTTCGCCGATGGGGAGACGAGTAAACAGATCACCATAAACATACTGGATGATGCCGTCTTCGAGGGCGATGAGACAGTAGGGCTGTTGCTCACCGGAACCGATGTCGGTGTCCTGAATAATGCCACCCTGACTATTGTCGAGAATGACTCGCGCCCTGCAGGAAGCGTCGAGTTCAGTGGCAGCAGTTATCGCGTGAACGAAGATGCCGGTACGCTGTCAGTCACGATACAACGTAGTGGAGGCAGCGAAGGAAGCGGTACAATCGATTATGCGATCAGTGACGGCACGGCGACCGGTGGCAGCGACTACAACGCTACTTCCGGTACTTTGGCATTCATTGACGGCCAGGTTAGCGGCACTTTTGATATCGCCATTACAGACGACGCCCTGCAAGAGGGTACGGAGTCGATTGTTCTCAATTTAAGCAATCCGGTCTCAGTGATGCTGGGTGATCGCGATATTGCCGAAGTCTCCATTATTGACAACGAAGCGTCACCGGCCATGGGGAGTATCCAGTTCAGCGGATCTACCTATAGTGTCGCCGAGAACGGCTCGGAGATAGCGTTACCGGTCGTTCGAATTAGCGGCAGCATGGGGGCTGTAAGTGTCGTCTGTACGACCTCCGATTCCAGTGCCACCGCCGGCAATGACTATACGGCAACGCAGAATACGGTAAGTTTTGCCAATGGCGAGGTTATTCAAAACTGCCGCATACCCATCGTAGACGACAGTAGCTACGAAAATGACGAAACCTTACTGGTGACTCTCAGCTCTCCCACAAATGGTGCGGTACTGGGAACCACTTCATCCACGACAGTCACAATCGAAGACAATGATCCGGTCCCCGCGGCCGGGAGCCTTCAGTTCGACCAGACAAGTTACCAGCTGACAGAGGGTGGTTCGACAGCCAGCATTACGGTTTCCCGGAGTGGCGGCAGTAGCGGATCGGTCAACGTTGATTACGCCACTGTGGATGGGACTGCCACAGCCGGTAGCGACTACACATCGGCCAGTGGCACTATCAATTTCGCCGCTGGCGTCACCAGTGTCAGTTTCCAGGTTGCGATCTTGGACGATGCGATCTACGAAGGTGATGAAACTGTTTCGCTTGTTTTAAGCAATCCTACCGGAGGCGCTGTGACCGGTTCGGCAGACACAGCACAACTGACCATCCTCGATAATGAATCGGCTCCCGCTACGGGTGCCCTGGTCTTCACCGCGAGTGAATATTTTGCAGATGAGTTGGATGGCAGTATCACCGTGAGCGTAGAGCGTCAAGGTGGCAGTACGGGTGCTGCACAGGTCAACTATATCACCAGCGATGGTACAGCGATTGCAGGTGCGGACTATGCTGTGGCTAGTGGCACTCTGGCATTCGCTGACGGTGAGGTTTCACAGAGTTTCGAGATTTTTATCAATGATGATGCCTTTTTTGAAGGAACCGAAAACCTGAGTCTTCAGCTCTCAGACCCATTTGGGGTAACGCTCGGTGACCCAGCATCATCTGTTATCACGATTGCCGATGACGACGATCCACCCGCAGCGGGTGCACTCGACTTTTCGACTAATAGTTACAGCGTTGATGAAACCGGCACCAGTATTACCGTTACAGTAACCCGGAGTGGTGGTACGAGCGGTGCAATCTCTGTTGATTATGCAACGCTGGATGACAGCGCCACGGCATCGTCCGATTATGTTTTTGCTACGGGTACCGTAAACTTTGCCAATGGTGAGTCGGGTAGCAAAACATTCGAGGTCACAATTGTCGATGACAGTCTGTTGGAACAGGACGAGCGTATCCGTTTGGTACTCGCCAATGTACAGGGTGGGGCAGTACTGGGTGCCTTGAGTGAGTCCTTTATCACTATATCGGACGACGAGGCACAGACCGCCTCTGCGATACTGGGTTTTTCGACAGGTTCCCTGTCTGCCAATGAAACTGCAGGCAGTGTGAATATCACCATCACACGCAGTGTAACGGTAAGCGGTGAAATTTCGGTTGATTTATCAGCAAGCTCAAGTGATGCAGTTGCGGGTACAGACTACAACGTAACCACCGGAACCGTGCGGTTTGCCAATGGTGAGACAGAGAAGACCATCACTGTCGAAATTCTGGACAATACTGTCACAGATGGGAACAGAACGATTACTTTTGCACTGGCCAATGCCATTGGTACGGCTGTCATTGATAGTAACAGCGGCACTTTAACCCTGACAATCATTGATGATGAATCAGATTCAGGCGGTGGCGGTGGCGGCGGTGGTGGCAGCATGGGATCATTTCTGATGTTTTTGATGCTGTGTGCAATATTCTACCTTCGGGTACGGGGATTCCGTGTTTGCGCGGCATGTTCAGGCAGGAATAAGTAA